CCATGCCTGTCAGATCGCAAAGCTGTTTCGTCGTGGCGACGTAACCCATCGGCGCGTCCACCCAGACGTAGAAGTACTTCCCGGGCGCGCCGGGGATTTCGAAACCGAAGTAGGGGGCGTTACGCGAAATGTCCCAATCCCGCAGCGGCTCGTTGAACCATTCGCCCATCTTCTTCGCGACCTCTTTCGAGGTGTGCTCCGGAAGCCAGGCCTGCAAGAAATCGCGGAAGTCGTTCACTTTGAAAAGCAGCTGCTCGCTCTCGCGTAAGACCGGTGGATTGCGGCAGATCGAGCAGTAGGGCTGGATCATCTGCGAGGGCTGGTAGGTCGCGCCGCAGACGTCGCAGGAATCGCCATACTGATCGACGCTTTTGCAGGTGGGGCAGGTGCCCTTCACGAAACGGTCGGGCAAAAACATCTTGTCGTGTTCGCAGAAAAGCTGCTCGATCGACTTCGTGGTGATGTGCCCTTTTTCTTTCATGCGGGCGTAGAAGTATTCGCAGAGTTCACGATTTTCGGGCGAGTTGGTCGAAGAGTAATGTGCGAACTCGACATCGAAGCCCTTGAAATCCTGGGTGTGCTCGTGCCAGACGCCTTCGATCAGCTGCTCGGGGGTGATGCCGCGCTTGCGGCTTTCGACCATGATCGCGGTGCCGTGGGTATCATCGGCGCAGACGAGGTAGCATTCGTGTCCGCGCAGACGTTGAAAACGGCTCCAGATGTCGGCTTGGATGTACTCGACCAAGTGTCCGACGTGGATCGAGCCGTTGGCGTAAGGAAGGGCGGCGGTGACCAGGATTTTACGGGGTTTGGACATCCGCTTATAGAATCATTTTGCCTATTTAAAATCAACGGCTCCGCTCTCGAGATCGTAGAGTCCGCCGACGACTTTCAGATGCCCTTCATTCAGGCGCGCCGTCAGGTAGGGGCTCAGGTCGAAAAGCTCTTTCGCCGCGCCCCGCACATTGGCCCAACCCTCATTCACCAGACGCGGTGTCGGCTGGCTGCGGACGCTCTGTTCAATACGCGGGCGCAGATCTTTGATCAGCGCCGCGATATTCGGCGAATCTTCGAGAGGATCTTTCGTGTACGCGTGGGAGTGTCCCAGGATCGCATCCGAGGTGGCGTGTACCGCGCCGCATGAAGTGTGGCCGAGCACCAGAATCAGGCGGGGGCCGAGGTGTTCCACCGCGTACTCCACGCTGGCGACGACTTCGGGGCTCAGGGTTTGTCCGGCGGTTCGGATCACGAAGAGTTCGCCGAGCTTTTGGTCGAAAACGATTTCGGGCGGCACGCGACTGTCACTGCAAGAGATGACGATGGCGTGGGGCTTTTGTCCGGTCTTCAGACGTTGGATGTCTTTCGGACCTTGGCCATCCTTGCGCAAAAGACGTTTCAGGTAGCGGGTATTGCCGTTCCGCAGATAGCGCATGGATACTTCGGGCGTCGGGCCGGTTTGTTTTTCCGGAGCGACCTTGGCGTGCGTGATGTCTTGTACGGGCGGGGGACCGATTTTTTCCGCAAGGCCTGCGGTGACGCCGGTCTTGTCGTCGCGTTTCATCGTGATTTCAGGACCCGCGGGATTTTCGCCCTCTTTCGGAAGCGGCAAGGTCGTTTGCGAACCGCTGGGATCGACGATGGCGGCGGGAGCCGTCGGGGGAGGCGTCTCGGGAGCGGGTGCGCTGCTCGCGCAGGCCGCCAGAAATACCAATGGACCCAAAAGGCCGGTCGAAAATAGAATCTGTCTCATGGAAGCCCCCTTGAGGCTTCAGTGTAACGGAGAGAAAAATGGACGCAAGCACTGGGCGAGGTTTACTAAGTTCCGAAGAGTGCGATCGCCGCTGGCGCGCTTACCAGCTACGGGATTCGCGTCAGGCGTTGATGCGTCAAATTCGCGGTTTCTACTCGAGCCTGCTCGGGGGGATCACGCAAGATCCGGCGTATTTCCATATTCCCATCGACGATCACGGATTTCATCGCGGTGACGGCGTGTTCGAGGCGATTCGGGTCGCGTTCCGTAAACCCTATCTTTTGGGCGCCCATCTGGACCGCTTGGAAAGGTCCGCCGCTCGCGTGGGGCTGAAACTTCCCCACACGCGGGACGAAGTGAAGGGCATTTTGCACGATCTGACCCGACTGGCGGAGGACGAGTCGCTGGTCCTGCGGGTGTATGTCACCCGCGGGGGCGGGGGCTTCGGGGTGAACCCCGCGGAAAGCCCGGAGTCGCAAATGTTTGCCGTGGCGACGCGCTTTCAACCGCTCGCTCCCGAGGTTTGGGAGAAAGGTTTCGCGCTGACGGTGAGTCCCGTCGCGGTCAAGTCGGGTGATTTCGCGCGCATCAAGTCGCTCAATTATTTGCCGAATGTTTTGATGAAGGCCGATGCGGTGGCGCGGGGTTTCGACTATGCGGTGGGTGTGGATGAGCGCGGTTTTATCACCGAAGGCGCGACCGAAAACATCGTGATCGTGAATCAAAATGGCGATCTTTGTCATCCGCGATTCGATCGGATGTTGGACGGCTGCACGCTGAAGCGGGCGTTTGAGCTGGCCCGAGGGCTTCCGTCTTTACCCCAGCGCTGCGAGGTCGATCTGACTCTCGATGATCTAATGTCTGCGCGCGAAATTCTGATCGTGGGGACGACGGTCGACGTCAGTCCCATTACGCGTTTCGAGGAGCGCCCGCTCGCGGTCGGTCCCGTGGCGCGTGAACTCTTGCGCCTCATTCAGACCGACCAGCTGCGCGGCTGATCAGGCCCGCGCGCGAACTCGTCCATTCGGAAGCTGCCATCAGGCAGGCGGGGGCGCAGACCGCCATCGATTGTGCGCACCGCAGAGGGGCTGAAGGTTTGCGGGCGCGCTCGTTCCCCCATCACTGATGGGATGGATGTGATCGATTTGCAAATAGCGACGTGACCCACAAATTTTTCCCGAACGCGGGTCGCGATAGCGGCAGGCCGTGTGTCGGAGAAGGGACTTTCGCAGACTCGGTGGAATCTGTCGCGGATTTCGGGATGGGTTTTGACGCGGGATCGGCGTCGTTCGTCGTGCCGGGACTTCCACTGAAGGAGCCCGCGAGGATGAGTGTGTCGGAGGCACTTCCGATTCGGAAGTCGATTTCAGTTTCGCGATGGTTCGGCTCCCCATGTCCTCGCTCTTTGATGCGTTCGATCGGCGTGCGGCCTTCAGTCCTCGCGGAGGAAGGTCCGTACGTCGCGCGATTTCCTTCTTCGCCAGATAGTGGGCGAGTTCCGCTGCTTTTTCGGCAGGGGCCGCGTGCGACGCGAGTTCACCAGCCTTCACCCAATCGGCATATTGCTCCCGCGAGAACGTGATCGTCAGCGTCACCGAACCATCGGCGTGATGCTGGGCGCGGTCGGGAATTTTGAAGTCGACTTTGAGTTCTTGTCTCAGGATCTGCTGAGTCTCGGCGAAGCTCTTCGTTTCCAGCTTCTCGAGAAGTTCGAGTTTCGCTTCGGAGTCCATCTTTTCCGAGAACTGCTTCTCGGCCTGCTTGATCGTCTGCGCGGTGAGGGCGATCTGCGACAAATTGATCTGACCGGCCTCGATCTTCGCCGCGACCTGAGGCACTTCTTTCAGAAGTCGCGCCGCCGAGATCCGGCGATGGGCCGCGCCCGCCGAATAGCCGTGAGCTTGAGTCAGATACTCAAAAAGGCTCGGATAGGCTTTGTCGAGATAGAGTCGTCGGCGGTCGATTTCGGCGATGCATTCCAAGATGAGGTGCGTGATCTTCCGCTCGGTGCGGACGAGTTTTTGGAAGCGATCAACAAGGTTCGCGTCCGTCAGATTCATCAGTGTCATGGCCGACCCTTTCTGTGTTGAGAACACAAGATCGGTGTACCACGTGTTCTGAAATCAGTTTTTCGAGGAGTTTTTGAATCGCAGAATGAGTTTGGGGAAGCGCGAAAGTCCCCCATAAAAATCGCGGATAGCCTCGAGGTGAGCTTCGTTTCTCTCGTTCACGACCGGCCCCGAAATTTTGAGTTTACGCCACGCCTTGGCCGTTCTGCGAATCCGAAAATCTCGTCAACAGAAACTGATTCCGCCACGCTGCATTTTGGAAAGCATTTCTGAAGGACTGTTTGGGCAACCCCGATCAGGAATCGAACTCCAATCCCAATCAGGAATCGAACTCCAACCCCAATCAGGAATCGAACTCCAACCCCAATCAGGAATCGAAACTCCAACCCCAATCAGGAATCGAACTCCAACCCCAATCAGGAATCGAAACTCCAACCCCAATCAGGACTCCGAGCCCCACTCCCAACTAAATATCGAGCTGAATCTTGTCGAGCAGCTCCGGGTCCGAAAGCACCGCCTCGCCCCCACGGGCGATGGCCAGTAGCGGGTCCACCGAGACGCGTACGGGCAAGCGCACTTCGTTCTGGATGCGTAGATCCAGATCGCGAATCATCGCGCCGCCGCCGGCCAGGCAAAGCCCCGTCTCGATCACGTCGCTCACGAGTTCGGGGGGCGTCTTTTCGAGGGTTCCGTGGATGGCCTGGATGATTTCGCTCAACGAGTCGTCCATCGCGAGTCCCACGTCTTCGGAGGTCACTTCAATGGTCGCCGGAATGCCCGAGTCGGCGGAGCGGCCGTCGACCATTTGGGTGCGGATCTCTTTTTTCGGCATCGCGGTCCCGAGTTCCTTCTTCAGCTTCTCGGCCCACGCCTGCGAGATGATGAAGTTCTTGTTCTTGCGCATATAATCTTGGATCGCCTGATCCATGCGGTGTCCACCGATACGGATCGCCGTACACGACACGATGTCGGCCAGACAAATGACCGCGACCTCCGTGGTGCCGCCGCCGATATCGACGATCAAACAGCCGCGCGCTTCCTTGATGGGAAGTCCCGCGCCGATCGCCGCCGCCATGGGCTCGTCGATCAGAATGACGTCTTTCGCGCCCGCGGATTTTCCGGCATCGACCGCGGCGCGTTTTTCAACCTCGGTCACTCCGTAGGGTAAAGAGATGACGACCGTGGGCCGCGAAAAGAAGCTCGCGAGTTTGTTCTTTTTGAAGAAGAACTTCAGCATCGCCTCGGTGGTTTCAAAGTCCGCGATGACGCCGTCTTTGAGCGGGCGTTCGCCTTTGATGTTCCCGGGCGTCGAATCCATACGCTCTTGCGCCTCGAGACCGACCGAGATGATCTTCCGTTTCCCCGGGCGGGGTTCGGTGTAGGCGATGAGGGTGGGTTCGTTCACCACGACGCCGCGATGGCGAACCGCGATCAGCGTGTTCGCGGTTCCCAGATCGACGTAGATATCGGCGGCGCGGGCCCCTTCTTCCGTGAAAATGGCCATAATTCCTTAATCCCTATTCCCGAGACCGGCGGCGAACTTTGAAGCCGTGGTTCTCGTTCATCAGGTAGGTGAGGTTGAAGGACAGATAAGAGAACGCGCGGTTGATGTTCGAGCCCAGCTCGACGTTGAACAGAAAGTTGGGAGTGTCGTCGATCTTGATGTCGCTGCCGACGGCGAGTTGCGCGATGGTGTCGTTTTTACCGCGATAACCCTGCATGCCCACGGGCAGAGCCGCGTAGGGGGTGAAGAGCACGTAGTCCGTTTGCATCTGTTTGCTGATGATCGGCGCGATGCGTACGGCGGTGAAGGTCTCTTCCATCTCGCGACCGAAGTTCAGATCGCCACGGAAACCGATGGCGGGTTGACGCTCGAAATCGGGGAACGGCACCCACTTGAAAGAGCCCGCGATCACGAGATCGGTTTCGCCCGCGCCCAGGAGCGCGCGGTAGCTCATGTCTTCGCGAATCCCGCCGTCGATGAAGACGCTCATGTTCGCGCCGCTGCCTTCGGACAAGCGGATCTGGGGTTCGATCCCGATTTTCAGTGTGCCGGCGGGAGTCACGTCCGCGGATTCACCGATCGCCAAAAAGGCGTGCGCGCTCGGCGAGAGCAAGAGGGTCATCATGGCGGGAAGGAAAAGGCGATTTTTCAAGTTTGTCATTGCGCGAGCTCCAATCACGAAATGTTAGCGGCCCGTTTTCGATTTTGACAAATGATTTTGACAAGTTCCTGAGGGGGCGAGAACGTAGGGGCACTGTGTTGCCCTTGAGTGTCGTGATCATCACCAAAAATGAGGAACGCAATCTTCCCCGCTGCCTTGAGTCAGTGGCTTGGGCCGATGAAGTTCTGGTCGTCGATAGCGGCAGCACGGATGCGACCGTGGATGTGGCTCGTCGCCATGGCGCCCGCGTCCTGACGGAAACATGGCGTGGATTCGGTCCGCAAAAGGCCTTCGCGGCGCTGCAAGCCAAGCACGACTGGATTTTGTCCCTCGATGCGGACGAGTGCGTCCCGGTCGAGCTCCATCAAGAGCTGGAGCGGAGATTTGCGTCCCTGACTCCCGGTGCGGCCTACGCGCTCCCTCGGAAGAGTTTGCTGTGGGGGCGGTGGATTCGGCACGGCGGCTGGTTCCCGGATCGGCAAATTCGACTCTTCAACCGACGTTTCGCGAATTGGGATCAGGCGCCCGTGCACGAAAAGGTGCAGGCGAAGGTCTACGATCGGTTCGAAGCCCCGCTGGAGCATTATGTCTTTCGCGACGTCGCCCACCAGATCGACACGAATAACCGCTATTCGGGTCTGCTTGCGGAAAAGGACGTCGCCGCCGGTAAGCGGTTTCGTCTGTGGAAGTTGATCTTCAAGCCTTACTTTAAGTTTTTAGAGAATTACTTTTGGAAGCGCGGCTTTCTGGACGGTCTTCCGGGCTTCGTGATCGCGGTGAATTCCGCGCATTCGACGCTGTTACGGTGGGTGAAGATCTGGGAGATCGAGCGCCGTCATCCCGGAGGTCAGGTCAAATGATCTGGGCGCTTCTTTTCTCGTTCGCGTCTTTTACGTTCGCCGCGAAAGTGGGCAAAGTCGAATATCCGACCCTCCGCCAAATCGAGGGGCAGGCCACGATCCGCCAAAAAGGCGAAGTCTTGAAAGGGCGATTGCCGGGTCAGCTGTTACGCGAGCAGGTCCTGATCGAAACCGAAAAAGGCCGCGTCCGCGTGGACCTTTCAGCGGATGAGTTTTTGATCGTGAGTGAAAACTCGAGTCTGCTTTTACCCGGCATCGATTGGGATACGGGGGCGGTCGAAGAGCTCGAGCTCATCAAGGGGTCTTTCGGCGTCGAGTTGAAGCGCGCCCGCCAGGTGCGCTCGGGGCTTTACCGTGATCGGGTCGAAGCGGGACGTTACATCTTTGACTTCAACCCCGGTCTTCCCCAATTCGGCGCGACCGTGCTGTCGGGAAAACTCGCCTTTCGCGGACTCGAAACGGAAGAGTACGGTGACCTGGGGCCGGGGGAGCGCCAAAGCTTCATGGGGGAACTCGCCGAGGGGCAGATTCAGTTCGACGTTTTGCTCGAAGGACGTAAGGTCGCGCGGGGCAAGCTGACTTCGAAACAAAGCTTCGGTCCTAAAGATCTTGCGGGATTGCAGAAGGCTTTTGAATTCGGCGCGAAGAAAAAAGTCGGCGCAGGCGCCGCGGGCGGGGGCGGCAAAACGACCTCGCCGATCTTGAAGGGGAGCGTCTGTCGCGATCCCGCCGGTCGCTTCAATGACTGCGCCTACACCTGTTTGAACAACCCCAAAGGGGCCAAGTCCTGCGAGCTTGATCGCGCGGGCGTGAGCTGCGTCCGTCGGCGCTGCCTGGCTTCGGGCGTCTGGGGCGACCCGTTCACCTTCGCCAAACACCTCGCGGTTTGCGACGCGAAAGTCGTCGTCAAGCCTTGCGACTATTAGTCTCGCCCGCACGCGAATTCCGCTCACAAAATCGATGTCGAAATTTTTGACGGCTGTCTAAAAGCTCGCAAGTCCTTGTGGGACGCGTGTTTCATGTCGGCGCGTATGAAAAGTATTTGAAAGTGATTTGTCGAACACGTGGCAAACTGGTCTCAGTTCATCAAGAGATACGACACCAGGGGGAATTCAAGTGAAACAAGAGATCCTGACCATCAGCATGGTGGCCATCGTGGGACTGGGAAGCTGGTTGTACCTGAGCGGTGATCCGCAGCCCACCACGTCTCAAGAACAAAATGAAGCCGCGACGCCCGAAATGCTCGATGGCGACTTCTCGCAAACCGTCAGCCCCACGATTCAGAATCCGCCTTCGGTTGAGGAAATGCCCGTGCCCGTGGTGGCGGCCCCCGCCGTCGAGACCGAAACGGTGATCGTTCCCTCGGATCTCGAAAAAGAGATCAACGAGGTCCTGGCAAATGCCCACGCGGTTCACGACAACTTTGAGCGGGCGGACGCCTTGATCGAGGCGAAACTCGACATCCAAATTCGCGCGGCGCTCGAGCGCCGGGCGATCACCCCGCGCGAGGCCCCCGAGTACCGCGACTATTTAAGACAGATCGCGATCGAAGAAAGTGCCCGCGAAGAAGAAGAGTATGAGCCCGATGGACCGGCGGTCAGCGGCCTCTTCGCGGATCGGTCGTTCGTCACCGAAGAATAGACCGGGCCTCCGTACCCACCACAACATCTAGTACGCAACATGGATTCGTCATCTTGAAGGAGTTAGGTCATGAACGCAGCTTTGCGAGTTCTAGGGAATTTCCGCGTCAAACATCTGGTGATCCTGGTTTTGGGATTCTTCCTGGCCCGCCCGGTTTTGGCGGATGTTTACGATCTTCGTTGCGATAAAAACGCCGACGACAAGAAATTGCGTAACGAGCTCGTGAAGGCGATGAACATCGGTTCGTTCGCGGAAGGTCAGCGCAAGCTGGATCATCTGATGAATCGCCTGGGGCGCGGAACCCACGCCGACGGCGTTTTGAATCCGATCTCGCTCCGGGCGAAGTTCGAGGCGAAAGGGGGCGGGGGCGTGAAGGCGTTCGCGCTTTACCTGGCGGATCGAATCTGTCTGGAAGTCAATTATCCCCACGTCGGCTATGAGTCCCATACGCGCGCGTTCTTCGAAAATCACTGGCGGACCGCCGTGATGACGCGGGAACAGATCGTGGCGCATGACCGGGTGCTGGCCGATGACGTCGCGAAAGCGAAAACCGAAGAGGACAAACGAATCGCGCGCTCGGCGCGGACCGCCTTCCGCTCGCAGGTCGAGGATGGACTCAAAGCGCAGATTTTGATCCCCGCGATCGTGACCACGAACATCGGATTTCGCGAAAAGTTGAACGAGTTCTGGTTTAACCACTTCAACATCTATTCGCACAAAACCAACGTTCAATCCGCGCCTTACTACCGGAAGCTTCGTCACTACCAAGGGTCGATGTTCCGCGATCTTTTGATTTCAAATGCGCAAGATCCCGCGATGTTGATCTACCTGGATCTGCATACGTCGATTCGCGATCCGAAAGGCGGGGACGGCGGTCTGAACGAAAACTACGCCCGCGAGGTGATGGAGTTGCACACGCTCGGGGTCGGTCCTTCTTCGGGAGTTTACGAGCAAGCGGACGTGACCGCCGCGGCACGTATCCTGACCGGTTGGGGGCTCACGACCGTCAATGGCGTGCGGACTTTTCAATTCAAAGGCGCGCTTCATGATCGCCAAGGCGCGGACAAAAAGACCGTTATGAAGGCGAAACACTACGTTCCTTACGATAAGAAGAATCCGGAAGTGCAGATCGCGGAAGGCTATTCGTTTTTCACGCAGCTTGCGCAACACCCCCGCACGAAGGGCAACATCTGCCGCAAACTGATCCGCCGTTTCGTCGGCGAAAACCTGAACAAACCCCTTTCGGGCGAGTCCGGAGTTTATAAGGACTGCGTCCAGGCGTGGGGTACGAACGGCAACTTGCGCGCGGTTTACGGCGCCATCGTCACCAGCAAAGACATGTGGGACATGAACAACTACCAGAAAGACATCAAAAACCCGCTGTCGATGTCGATTTCGTTCCTGCGCTTGATGGGCGTCCAGGCGTCGAACCTGGTTCCCGCAACGGTGAACGAAAACTGCGCGAAGATCGAAAAAACGCGCATCGCTTGTCACCCGATCGTGGCGGCCGTTCACAACGTGAATTCACTTCTGGGAATTCCGACCGGACTCACCGCACCCCCGATCGGCTACAGCGAGCGCGGCGCGGACTACGCGAACGCCAGCATGACCATCGAGACCTTGAAATTCACTTACGCCCAAAGCCAGGTGCGCAACACGCTCTACAACCCCTTCAATTCGCAGCGGATCGGCGCGGCGGCCTTCGAGGCGTTGACGACGTCGCGGCTTTTGTTGCCCGGCGCGAAGCCCGCGGCGGATCTGAACCTGCTGGTGAATTCGTCTTTGCGACTGTATCCGCTGGACTGGCAATCGCGTATCGGCGCGGCGCCGCTGCTCGAAGCCGTGCGCAACGAACCTTACATGACCAAAGAACGTCAGCCCCAACCTTTCCGCACCCTGGCGACTCGGGTGGGCGGATCACGACTGTTCCTCTACGAGTAATCAACGAAAGGACCGCAACATGTGTAACGACAAACGCCGTGACTTTTTGAAGATCTCTGGACAAACTGCGCTGCTCGCCGCGACCGCGCCGCTCTTGAATATGGGCTATATCTCGGCCGCGCAGGCGCAGGCCGCGAACAATCACATCCTGGTCTACGTGTTCTTGCGTGGCGGATGGGACGGTCTCAGTATCGTGGTGCCGACGAACGCGACCCGCGTGAAAGAGCTCAATGAGCTGCGTCCCAAGACCGGCCGCATCGCCATGGATCAGAAGACCCTGTTGAAGCTGAAGGATGGCACGAAAGACTACGAATTCGGTCTGCATCCGCAGATGAAGGGGCTTCATGGCCTGTGGAAAGACGGGCAAGTCCTGTTCATTCACGGCGCGGGCGCGAAAAGCGGGAACCGTTCCCATTTCGAGCAGATGGCCTTGATCGAGACGGGCGTTGCGGCCGAAGGCGTGAACACGCCCAAAGGCACGGGCTTTCTGAATCGCGCGCTGCTCGGGATTTCGCCCGCGGCGGTCATTCAGGGAGTGGCGGTTTCGTCACTGATCCCGACGTCGTTGAAGGGGTCGAAGCCCACGCTGGCGTCGACGAACTTCCAGAATTACTTCAAGCAGACCGACGCTTCGAAACAGCTGCGCGATATCGCCTCGACGAATATTCAAGGCTCGCGCGACGCCCTTCAGGGGCGCATTCAAGATCACTTGCTGGGGACCGCGCCCGCGAATCCCGGCTCGGCCGATAAACAACTGACCGGTGCGGGTCGTAACGGCATCCGCAGCTTGGATCTGGTTGAAGGGATCGTGCAACAATCGGCGGGCGAGTACGTCGGCGGGGCCGGCGCGCTTTTCGCGCAGGCCGAACGCGTGATCAAAGCCCAGAAGGGTAAAACGGGCGATCAGGCCGTCCGCACGGTGACCATCGACATCGGCGGTTGGGATTCGCACTTCGATCAGCGCCAAATGCTCGAAAACTCCGTCGCGGGTTTGGACGCGGCCCTTTCGCAGTTCGCGAAAGCGGTTCTTCCGGGCGGCAACGTCACGATCGTGGTGCAAAGTGAATTCGGTCGCACGGCTCGTGAAAACGGCACCGGTGGTACCGATCACGGACGCGGCACGGTCATGATGGTCTTGGCCAAGAAGGGTGAGCTCGCGAAGAAGGTTTTGACGAAAAACTTCTCGCTCGCGAAGTCGGCGCTCGATTCCGGTCGCGACGTGAAAGTGAACATCGATTTCCGCGAGATTTTCGCCGAGATCCTGACGAAACGAATGGGCGTGCCGAAGAAACTGATCAATCAATCGCTGGTCGTGAGCGGAAAGACCTACGAGCCCATCTTCCCCGGTTACGCGGGGAACGAACACAAGATTTTCAAGGGCGCTTAAAGAACGCCCTAACGGGTCCCCAAGGCTTTAGATTCCGCTTCCGTCGCGGCAGGCTCGGTCGCGGTGCGTGTCCGATCCGCGGCGGGCGGGGTCACTCCCGCCTTGCCCCACTGGCGGGTGCCTTCGGGCATGAAGCCCGAAATGATCTCTTGGATGCGGAAGAAGGGGAACCACGTTCCGTTATACTTCATCCGGATTTGCTGATTGGAAAGCACCATGATCGGGATCTCTTGCCCGTTCATGTGAATCACCATCCCGCCCTCGGATTTACAAACCTTCACCAAGTGCGCCTTGCTGGTTTCGGCGTCGCCGACGTCGTTCGTGATGTCGGTTTGGATGCGGATTTCCTTTTTGTTCGCGTTGAACAGAAAAACCCGCGCCGAACGGTCGTGGGGCCGCGCCTTGTAGTCTTTGTAAGGCGTGCTCGAGACGATGCCTTCGAAGTTCTTCAAGATACGCATTTCGATCGGAAAAAGCTTACGGAGTTCGGGTTGGGTGGTGGCGCAGTCGCCGACCTTGCCCGTGATTTCGGGCTTCACTTCCCCGGACGGAGCGGTGGCGGTCTCGGCCACGACCTTCAAACCCACGGCCAAAGCCAGAAAGAAACCGATAAGCGCGGGCACGTACTTCATTCGTTCTCCTCATGCAGAGCGGGAAGGCGGGGCGGTTCGGTCGGGCCTTCGTGAATTCCGCAACCATCTTTCGCGAGCGTCAGTTTGGCGACGACTTGGTTGTTGGATTTGTTGTTGGTCATTTCGGTTTGCGTTTGCAAAAAGCAGTATTGATAGGCGTTCTTCGCGACCGTCTGCGTGACGTTCCCCGAAAGCACCGTGCCGTCGATGGGACGACGCAAGTCCCGGGGGCGTCCGAAGCGGTGCCCGACCAGCACCGCGACGCCGGTTTTGCTCGAGACCTTGAACTTATTGTCGACGACGCGATTTTTGTCGTCTTCCAGGCGAACGCCGATCTGATCGTCGGTGAACGTGTTTTTCTCGATCACGTTTTCGCGCGCGAAGTCTTCCACGATATCCCAAGACGAGTCGTCGAAGGTTTTTTGCGTCGAGCACGACAGGAGCTGCTGGTTCATGGACTGGCGCGAGCCGATCCACGCGCCGATTTTTTCATTTTTGAAGTGATTCGCGCGGATGACATTCTGGTTCGATTGCGTGGCGGGGCGGGGAAGCCCGTACTCGCCGCAGTTGTGAAACAGCGAAACGCCCGACATTCCGTTGTTCTCGAAAAGGTTGGCGATGATCTGATTCTCGGGTGCCGAGTCCAATGTCATCCCGTCCTGGTGGGGCATGAAGGTCGCGGCGCCGTTGCCGACCACGCGGGAAAGGGTGACCGTGTTTTTCGTGGCACCGGGCGAAAAGAAAATGCCGGATGCCTGGGAGCTGCTGACGTCGACTTTACGTAGCGTCGCGCCCCGCACGCCGGTTCCCAAGAAAACTCCGTAGGCCCGTGCGCCCACGGACTTTGAATCCTCGATGGTCAGCGAAGTCAAATTTTCGGGCTTGGGGTGTTCGATCCCGTAGTTGCGCTCAAAACCTTCCACGACGCAGTTTTTCACGCTGACGTTCGCCAAATCATCGGGCGCATTGGGGCCGCCGATCAAAATTCCGTACAGATTTTTGAGCGGGCGCGGAAGCTTGGCGTCCGCGGCGGCGTCTTCTTCGGTGGTGGGGGTCGGCGGTAGCAGTTTTTCGAAGGATTTGTCTTCATCGACTTGCGAGCCGACCAAGCGGGCCCCTTGGCAATCCAAAGAAGCGCCGGCTTTGACGAGCACGAAGTGCGCGCGGTAGGCGCAGTCTTTGCCCGCGGGATTTTTCGTCTGGAGTCGCGTGGGTTCTTTGATCTCGACGACCTGATAGTGGTTGTCGGTCTGCTCTTCCCCGCAGGGAATTTCCGCGGGCGGAAGCGCGGCGAATGAAACGGCGTGGAAGACGACGGCAATCGAAGAGACTGTCAAAAATGTTTTCACCTCTATAGATTAGCGAAGGCGGCGCGCTCCCGCCATGGGACGTAGGTCCAGGACTCGCCTCC
This window of the Pseudobdellovibrionaceae bacterium genome carries:
- a CDS encoding aminotransferase class IV, with the translated sequence MDASTGRGLLSSEECDRRWRAYQLRDSRQALMRQIRGFYSSLLGGITQDPAYFHIPIDDHGFHRGDGVFEAIRVAFRKPYLLGAHLDRLERSAARVGLKLPHTRDEVKGILHDLTRLAEDESLVLRVYVTRGGGGFGVNPAESPESQMFAVATRFQPLAPEVWEKGFALTVSPVAVKSGDFARIKSLNYLPNVLMKADAVARGFDYAVGVDERGFITEGATENIVIVNQNGDLCHPRFDRMLDGCTLKRAFELARGLPSLPQRCEVDLTLDDLMSAREILIVGTTVDVSPITRFEERPLAVGPVARELLRLIQTDQLRG
- a CDS encoding HNH endonuclease is translated as MTLMNLTDANLVDRFQKLVRTERKITHLILECIAEIDRRRLYLDKAYPSLFEYLTQAHGYSAGAAHRRISAARLLKEVPQVAAKIEAGQINLSQIALTAQTIKQAEKQFSEKMDSEAKLELLEKLETKSFAETQQILRQELKVDFKIPDRAQHHADGSVTLTITFSREQYADWVKAGELASHAAPAEKAAELAHYLAKKEIARRTDLPPRGLKAARRSNASKSEDMGSRTIAKLKSTSESEVPPTHSSSRAPSVEVPARRTTPIPRQNPSRNPRQIPPSLRKSLLRHTACRYRDPRSGKICGSRRYLQIDHIHPISDGGTSAPANLQPLCGAHNRWRSAPPPA
- a CDS encoding rod shape-determining protein, producing the protein MAIFTEEGARAADIYVDLGTANTLIAVRHRGVVVNEPTLIAYTEPRPGKRKIISVGLEAQERMDSTPGNIKGERPLKDGVIADFETTEAMLKFFFKKNKLASFFSRPTVVISLPYGVTEVEKRAAVDAGKSAGAKDVILIDEPMAAAIGAGLPIKEARGCLIVDIGGGTTEVAVICLADIVSCTAIRIGGHRMDQAIQDYMRKNKNFIISQAWAEKLKKELGTAMPKKEIRTQMVDGRSADSGIPATIEVTSEDVGLAMDDSLSEIIQAIHGTLEKTPPELVSDVIETGLCLAGGGAMIRDLDLRIQNEVRLPVRVSVDPLLAIARGGEAVLSDPELLDKIQLDI
- a CDS encoding glycosyltransferase family 2 protein, producing the protein MLPLSVVIITKNEERNLPRCLESVAWADEVLVVDSGSTDATVDVARRHGARVLTETWRGFGPQKAFAALQAKHDWILSLDADECVPVELHQELERRFASLTPGAAYALPRKSLLWGRWIRHGGWFPDRQIRLFNRRFANWDQAPVHEKVQAKVYDRFEAPLEHYVFRDVAHQIDTNNRYSGLLAEKDVAAGKRFRLWKLIFKPYFKFLENYFWKRGFLDGLPGFVIAVNSAHSTLLRWVKIWEIERRHPGGQVK
- a CDS encoding DUF1800 family protein codes for the protein MNAALRVLGNFRVKHLVILVLGFFLARPVLADVYDLRCDKNADDKKLRNELVKAMNIGSFAEGQRKLDHLMNRLGRGTHADGVLNPISLRAKFEAKGGGGVKAFALYLADRICLEVNYPHVGYESHTRAFFENHWRTAVMTREQIVAHDRVLADDVAKAKTEEDKRIARSARTAFRSQVEDGLKAQILIPAIVTTNIGFREKLNEFWFNHFNIYSHKTNVQSAPYYRKLRHYQGSMFRDLLISNAQDPAMLIYLDLHTSIRDPKGGDGGLNENYAREVMELHTLGVGPSSGVYEQADVTAAARILTGWGLTTVNGVRTFQFKGALHDRQGADKKTVMKAKHYVPYDKKNPEVQIAEGYSFFTQLAQHPRTKGNICRKLIRRFVGENLNKPLSGESGVYKDCVQAWGTNGNLRAVYGAIVTSKDMWDMNNYQKDIKNPLSMSISFLRLMGVQASNLVPATVNENCAKIEKTRIACHPIVAAVHNVNSLLGIPTGLTAPPIGYSERGADYANASMTIETLKFTYAQSQVRNTLYNPFNSQRIGAAAFEALTTSRLLLPGAKPAADLNLLVNSSLRLYPLDWQSRIGAAPLLEAVRNEPYMTKERQPQPFRTLATRVGGSRLFLYE